cctactataactaagtgaccgaacataccggagggcatagcaggagaacggagaagcgcccagggataatagtaagtgcagtaagatccctgggcgccgctgtacagatcatgacacttagttcacaatgtttggaccgatgaaaggtcctctttaaagaagacctgtcgcctctcctgacatgtttttATAGCTAtacgcattccccatgtaataacaattctggagcatctattcttatggctctatgttgtgccgttcctgtattatttctactagaagttatgaattaattgctagcagtctgcagtaagggtacagaggggaggtaaccacttgagggtgtgtccctgcacaatctgacaccagcagcactgattggatagagttagACCATGCAGTGACACACCCCCAGCTGGTAAcagccctctgtacccttactgcagactgctagcaattcagtcataacttatagaaataatacaggaatgtcacagcatagagccataagaatagatgctccagaattgttttcacatggggaatgcatgcttCTGAGGAGAGAGAACAGTTCCTCTTTAATGGACTTCACTGGATGAATTGGTAATTGTGTAATGATTTCTCTTTTCCTTTAGCTGGCATTATTGCCGAATAGCATTTCTGAATCCAGCAAACATATCACAGCTGATAAAGTGTTGGCTTCCACCATGTATGTTCAGGGACCCCCTGGGTTACCGGGAGCGCAAGGACCTCCAGGTAAGACCATAAAGACATTGAGATTTCAGTGTGTTTATTAGTAAATTCTATCCATGTGTGCATAGCTTTACTATACAGGAAATGAAAGTACAACCAGGGGCGAGTCATGTGTAAGGCAGTGGTATAAGCAGGTTTACCCTAGCAAAATAGTAAGCCGGCCAAGTAACTTACTCCATAACCAGTACTGAAAGTCTTTGAATTAGCAACATccacaaaattatatatatatatatatatatatatattgcaataaGGGCACAACCCCCTGGCCACATACGGCAAGGCCATGCCTACCTGTGGCACCTACTTCTGCATGGCCATACTCTGTTTACCAACTGCAGCAGTGACGTGCCGCTATAcagcacatgaccgctgcagccgatcactgtccttagcagtagaccactgaggacagtgattggctataGTGATGACGTGCCTTATATTTGCAAGCAGCGGCCGGACTACTGGACTCACAGCTCAAAGAACGTAACTAAAGaaagaggtgagtattttttatttattttagaccaTTCAAGGGGTAATCTGAGATTTTGaattatcttggacaacccctttaactatatacTTATGAAGGGGATTTGAACACTGACCATTATGTATTAAAAAATTAATCAACACAGAATTTTGAACAAAGTAAAAAACATGATAATTGAGGGTGGACAACCCCTGACATCTACTCCAAACATCCCGCTCATTTCACATATTGCATATAACAATGTTTCTTCCCTCTCTGTGTTCCTCCTTATCTTGATGGAAGTGACGTAAAGCAGACTACCTGAATAATCTGTAGAGTCAGTCTTTTGTATACAATATTCCATGTGCAGTGACCCAGCTGATGGCCCAGCGGCCAAGTTAAACTGTGTGATTTAATGCAGAAgaacttatttttttatgtatcacAAATGGTTCTGTATGGGCAAGAAGTAGTCAACTTTGGCAGTTTTAGCTAGGTTGCTATGGTGATGGGATGGCCCCCACCCACTGGTGACAGAGAGGTCTTAGTTAGGCAGAGCTAGAGGCAAGACGTGTATGTAGGAGATCCTGCTGAGTAGGCCCAAGGAGATGCCTCATCCAGGAAAACACCATTCCTAAAACTGAAAAGCAGCCAGAATATAACTCAACTAAAATACTACCCCTTAGAGAACAAGAAGAGGCCTTCATAGAAGGTTTAGAACCATCAAGGCTAAGTCTGTATAAAGACAATAAGGTACCACTCGTTAATGGCAAAAAggctttactgctgtggaaaaaGTATATTGCTTCGGCATCCACCACACTTTGAGACGGACTGGCTATCTGGATCTAAAATCTGCAcccctgtcacggtggggagtgggggaactcCCCACTGTATTAAGAGAGCCAATACTAAGTCTGGACACACGGAAAAggcgcaggtcacctcctacagttgccctaatccttaccctgatctcctgaccgtaTGAGCGCCCCCTAAAGGTGGGATGGCTCACACACTGGAACCTAGCTACTGCTGACCCTAACGGTCCCTtgcataggggtcaggaataggagagAATCGGTTCCGTAAGGACACAGACGAACCGGACTCTCCAGTGGCCTAGTAACAGAAGGGAAGAGATAGATAGAGCTGCAACTGAACGGCAGGTAAGCACTAGGTAAAACAACAACACACCAGAACAACAAagacttacctgccgcagcaaagatGGAAAAACGACAACCAAACAACCTGGAACCTCCTGCGAACACCGGATGCAAGCTGGCTCCAGGGAAGGCTGCTCCTAAGCTATAGGTTCACTCCTCCGGGAAACCAAAGAGACCCCCTTCTGGAGGCATAGACAGACAATGGAATATCTAGGCAACCATGCCAGGCATAACACCAAACATGCCAGGCATAACACCAAACAAGACATCACCACACACCCAAaaaataaacccacaccaaacacaacAGGTAACTGTAGGGGATAGAACATAGAAACAAGGGGGTGACATAGATATTCAACTAGGATGGCCCTaagactggacagatggaacccaGAACACACACACCAATGCTGGAGACAAAAAACTAGAACTCAGGCTCAAAACACAAGGATAAATAGAGCCTAGAGACCACACCCAGTTCCACACCAAGGAAGACAAATCTTAACCCCgaacacaccaggatgggaagggacacacaacataaaggggaagtgccaaaacatgcaaaacaacatgttgccaccagcaacaagcatgcacggcaaaagtgtcatagtccactacaccagaccatgacacagccgtgacaaccCCGTAACCTGGGAATTACAGAAAGAGTTAATGAGAGCTGTGGTTATTTGGAGAGACTATAAAGTTTATTTATAGAGAGACTCAGAGTCAGCCATCTTACTGCCTGCTTTTCCATGTACAGCCTTGGAAAGAGTGTGTGCGTACCCTGGGGAGACTGACTAAAAAGGATTTTCAGAGATTtaaacactgatgacctatcttctcgATAGGTCTtcggtatctgatcagtgggggtccgacacctgggcccccgctgatcagctgtgtgagaaggcagcggtgctcctgtgATCACCGCAGCCTTCTCCGTGATTATCATGCACAgcatcatacattgtatagtggttgtgtttggtatcacagctcagccccattcacttctatagggctgagctgttcttaggccacgtgactgatgtatAGTTAGTCACTAGGCCTAGggaaagcagtgagaaggcctttcactactgcgagcgccactgccttttcaaacagctgattggtggggtcccaggtgtcagtcccccaccgatcagatactgatgaccattccagaggataggtcataagtatttaagtctcagaaaacccctttaaccttaagTGCTTGTGATATACCTCAGATCTGTGCCTATTGCTTACCATATGTACTGTGACACCTATTATCCTCAGAAAAGAGACTGTTATTGGTTTCTCCTAAACTGGGCCTGGTCATTgccccctgccttgcacccattcaCCAAACAACAGGGGCACCCCGAAACACCAGGCAGGAGGCCCCAAATGTCCAGGGTATGCCCCAAAAAAAGAAAGGGTGTGTCCGTCACCATGCATGGCCCAGGGAGTGGCAGAGGGAAGACTGCCACCTTGAACTGTGAGCACTACGACCCCTAGGGCAACAACCACCACTCCTAGCCTCCCTCGCCTCCATTGTGGGTTGCTGCACATGTACTAAACAGATGGTGAGGAAGATAAGTAGGTGCAAGGTAAGGGGGGAGCTGCAAGAATAAACATATTTTCTACAAACCATTGAGTTAGTGGCTAGGTACATTGTAGACAGCTTAATTTAACCAATAATTGTCTAATAAgaatattaacaatttttattattttcttaaaGGTTTACCTGGTCCAAAAGGAAGTGCCGGGCAGCAGGGTCTACCTGGACCACCAGGTCCTCCAGGTCCTCGAGGGTTCATGGGACCAATGGGTCCTTCACCAGAAATATCTCATATTAAACAAGGGAGGAGAGGACCCGTGGTAAGTGCTGTGCatactgtctatctatctatcttatatctatctcatatctactgtatgtgtgtctgtctgaAGTTATTCTATAGTAACCTATTTATTTGCAGGGTCCTCCGGGAGCACCAGGGAAGGATGGATTGAAGGTCAGTGACTGACAATTATTTATGGTATTTAACATTTGCTAATAATTGTGATGAGGCcggtaaaataaaattttacttaACATGGTAGAAAAAGACCAATCAGGGTGGTTGTTGTGAAATATCAGGACTTAGAGGCATTTGCCCCTTTCCTGGTAGTCATCATGTATGCACTGTATTAGAACAGTCATAGGGATTGTCATCTACATTAATTGCAGAGTCCTCACACCTCTCCCGTCCCATGTGGCTATACAGTTGGTCATTCTGATGCTGGACTGGTGGTCATATTAGATATCACCCAGAAAAAGATCTGACTATTGACGATTTAGGGCAACTTTGGAAATCATATTTACTGGTATTgttttttcccaaaaacaaaaatgtTGTTATATTTGGGTCCTTATCATACTATGCGTTTCTTTTCCAGGGTGACCGAGGAGCTCCAGGACCAAGAGGACTTCCGGTAAGTGTAAAGATGTTTGGAATTTTTGCGAGCTTCCCCCAGTCCTGTAATGGAGAAGATGGCGGCCTACCTTCTGTAGCTCTAGTTCTTTGAGCTCCCACAAGCAGTGGGGCCCAGGTGCAACTGCTAAGTCTACACTCCCCATAGCTGAACCTCATATCATGCTCATCACAAGCTCTGGATAAAACAGAACATTTCTCaaactgtttatttttttatgtaatttgccTCAGTGTGTTTggacctacaggtgaaactcgaaaaattagaacatcgtgcaaaagtccatttagttcagtaatgcaaattaaaaggaattgcattaatgcagcttaaaatatgaattttgtgaaaaggttcaatattctaggctcaaagtgtcacactctagtcagctaattaatccataccccctgagcaaaggggtaCCTGAGATCGTGacattggggtttcataagctataagccataaccatccaaattataacaaataaaggcttgaaatatctcgctttgcatgtaatgagtctcatatgttagtttcactttttaagttgcattatttaaataaatgaactttgcacaatattcaaatttttcgagttttatcTGTATACTCTATATATACGGGTAAGAACAGGGTAATTCcccaaatattaaaggggttgtatcacctGGACATTTATAACATATCCACAGGTTACACCTTAAATGCCcgatagttttgataaaaatgaaCTCTTACTGTTTCGTGTATATAGCTCCTATGCCAACCtatatgtttttttaaacaaTGTAAAATTCATTGCATCCTCAGGGGCCCCCCAGGTTCCTTCGATTTCTTGTTACTAATGATGGCCGACATCCGGAACGACATTGCAGAGCTACAGGACAAAGTGTTTGGACGCCGATCACATTCCTCCGCTGAAGATTTTCCTTTACCTCAAGAGTTTTCCAACCATCATGACTCAGTGGACTTTGGTTCTGGAGAGGACTATAAACAGAGAACTGTGTCAAAGAACCTAAAAACAGACAAAACAAATCATCATTAACCAACGACGAGCCGGGGGAAAAGGGAAATAATTTTATATGTTTTCAATTGTATAAAACGATGCACTGATAATGGAAAGAGtatctatttttgtttttttgaatttattgttattaatattattatttgtattaatATTTTGCTTCTCGTTTGTACAGTCGCTTACAGAGTCATATTCTAAGGAGGTCAACTCGAGCACTAACGTAGTGCTGGAAATTCACAGCTGATACTGTAGATAATATTAGAACATTTCTTGAAATTTTTTGAAAGATTTCTGAAGGGTTGCATTACTCCAAATGGGAACTTGTAACAAAACTACCCACAACCCAAAACATTTTTCAACAGCACCAATAAATTTCCATCTGGTGAAGTcgatatttttttaatcaaaaatacTAACTGCTATTTTTAAACATCATTGTCCATCAGATCGGCCAAATTATAAAGGTGCCCATGCCCCCATGTAGTTAGATACAGTAAATATCAGTCAAACCTAGTGATATTGGCAAATGTGTATGGATGTCTCTTGACTCTTCCGCAGCTGTCAAGGGAAAAATGATTGGGCATGTGGAATTTCACCATATCCTATCCTCTTTCCCCACCAGAGGGGCTGGCAGTGGTTTGTCACCCTGTCCCCACTGAAAAAAGTATGGCTCCCATTGTAAAAGATGAAATAGAAAATTGTGGACAGCCTCTGTAGACACATTACCAAGTCCTCACACTCTCATCCTCTTTACATTGCTGTTGGTtccaatatacagtggatataaaaagtctacacacccctgttaaaatgtcaggtttctgtgatgtaaaaaaatgagacaaagataaaatcatttcagaactttttccacctttaatgtgacctataaactgtacaactcaattgaaaaacaaactgaaatcttttaggtggaggaaagaaaacaaaaaaaaactaaaataatgtgtttgcaaaagtgtgcacaccctcttataactggggatgtagctgtgttcagaattaagcaatcacattcaaaatcatgttaaataggagtcagcatacacctgccatcatttaaagtgcctctgattaaccccaaataaagttcagctgctctagttggtctttcctgaaattttcttagtcgcatcccacagcaaaagccatggtccacagagagcttccaaagcatcagagggatctcattgttaaaaggtatcagtcaggagaagggtacaaaagaattgttccaaggcattagatataccatggaacacagtgaagacagtcaccatcaagtggagaaaatatggcacaacagtgacattaccaagaactggacgtccctccaaaattgatgaaaagactagaagaaaactggtccgggaggctaccaagaggcctacagcaacattaaaggagctgcaggaaaatctggcaagtactggctgtgtggtacatgtgacaacaatctcccgtattcttcatatgtctgggctatggggtagagtggcaagacgaaagacttttcttacgaagaaaaacatccaagccaggctacattttgcaaaaacacatctgaagtctcccaatagcatgtgggaaaaggtgttatggtctgatgaaaccaaggtttaactttttgccataatttcaaaagatatgtttggcgcaaaaacaacactgcacatccccAAAAGAACAccgtacccacagtgaagcatggcggtggcagcatcatgccaaggggctgtttttcctcagcctgaactggggccttagttaagctagaggggattatgaacagttccaaataccagtcaatattggcacaaaaccttcaggcttctgctagaaagctgaacatgaagaggaacttcatcttgcagcatgacaacgacccaaagcatacatccaaatcaaccaaggaatggcttcaccagaagaagattaacgttttggaatggcccagccagagctcagacctgaatccgattgaaaatctgtggggggcTGTGCACagaagatgccctcgcaatctgaccgATTTGGAGTGATTTtgaaaagaagagtgggcaaatattgccaagtcaaaatgtgccatgctgatagactcatacccaaaaagactgagtgctgtaataaaatcaaaaggtgcttcaacaaagtattagtttaagggtggtGACACTTATGCAaccgtattattttatttttattattttttcttccctctatctaaaagatttcagtttgttttttaattgagtggtacagtttataggtcacattaaaggtggaaaaagttctgaaatgatttatctttgtctcattttttttacatcacagaaacctgacattttaacaggggtgtgtagactttttatatccactgtatattacaGCAATGCGATTTTTAAATGGTATTGTGCAATATataaaaaggaacggacacggaaagaatatacgttcgtgtgcatgaagcctaagggctcatccacacgaacgtattttatttccatgtccattccgtttttattgcagaccgtatgcggaaccattcacttcaatgggtccgccaaaaaaacggaagttactttgtgtgtattccgtttccatatgtccgtatttctgttccgcccaaaaatagaacatgtcctattattgtccgcattacggacaaggatagtactgttatgttaggggccagctgttccgttccgcaaaatacggaatgcacacagatgtcatccaaattttttgcagatctgtattttgcggacctcaaaatacatacggtcgtgtgcatgagccctaatactgtacagagacgaatctccgtacagtactaATCTGACATTTTGaaacaaagcgacttcggatgaagcatccaaaactctcttcactcaacactaacacacacacaaacataatcAAAAACACAAAATCAAATTAAAGGAGAAATGGCAagttttgaagttatcccctaaccAAAGGGTAGAGAATAAATAAGAGCTGGGGGTtggaccactgggacccccaccgatcttcaGAATAGGGGTCCCGTTACCCTGATCTGATGTAGCATATGCCCTGCTGCTTTATTCTTTCTCTATGGGActgataaaaaaatggctgcacaatatttcacatacaaacaatagagctgagaaatggagatcattctaaattaaagtggtattatgcctatgttgtgcagccatttttctatcaaccatgtttgcttgatggatatgcatctgtgactatgaatatgaatgtgctagtctaaatgttCCTGTAGTATTATCTGTGGGACTTTCAGAGATAGTTGAGTACTGCTGCTCCATCAGATACCCTATACTCGGGATCGGTGGGAGTCACAGCTGCTGGACCACTAGTGACcaattagttatcccctatcctatggaCATGGAATAActtaaacttggcacaaccccttaaaaCATATTCTTTCaaaatactgtatgtatgtacaatagttatatcctgtattatacttcagagctgcattcattattctgctggtggagtcactatgtacatacattaccttacttatcttgtactgatcctgagttacatcctgcattatgctccagagctgcactcactattctgctggtagagtcactgtgtacatacattacttatcctgtactgatcatgagttacatcctgcattatactctagagctgcactcacttttcTGCTACTAGAttcaatgtgtacatacattacattacttatcttgtactgatcctgagttacatcctgcattatgctccagagctgcactcactattctgctggtagagtcactgtgtacatacattacttatcctgtactgatcctgagttataccctgcattatactccagagctgcactcactattctgctggtggagtcgctgtgtaaatacattacattacttatcctgtactgatcctgaattacatcctgtattatactgtagaGCTGAATTCAGAATTCTGTTTTTTGAGTTATATTGTAAATTCATGACTTTATTTTTCTGGTACTGATCCTAAACTTCCTGTATTACACTTCAGAGCTAAAATTCTGATGTCTTTATAGCTGAAATGTACCAGTATATCCTCCTTGGGTTGCCC
This portion of the Bufo gargarizans isolate SCDJY-AF-19 chromosome 1, ASM1485885v1, whole genome shotgun sequence genome encodes:
- the LOC122930051 gene encoding collagen and calcium-binding EGF domain-containing protein 1-like — translated: MPFADACLVKPNYDVCSEAPCEQQCTDNFGRVLCTCYPGYQYDRERHKNREKPYCLDIDECTLKNQTTCSQICINSVGSYKCECHEGYFLEEDGKTCTRGNQGEFEQSNNVLKPGICSDTCKEFNQIKQTVLQLKQKLALLPNSISESSKHITADKVLASTMYVQGPPGLPGAQGPPGLPGPKGSAGQQGLPGPPGPPGPRGFMGPMGPSPEISHIKQGRRGPVGPPGAPGKDGLKGDRGAPGPRGLPGPPGSFDFLLLMMADIRNDIAELQDKVFGRRSHSSAEDFPLPQEFSNHHDSVDFGSGEDYKQRTVSKNLKTDKTNHH